Proteins found in one Zea mays cultivar B73 chromosome 1, Zm-B73-REFERENCE-NAM-5.0, whole genome shotgun sequence genomic segment:
- the LOC118473258 gene encoding uncharacterized protein has product MATNAIVVNITLDGQNYPEWAFCVETALRGHGLLFHLTDAAPVLADDRRNAADIKTWQLNDGKVMAAMVNSVKPSMIMSLSKFKTAKAIWSHLKERFVQDSGALLHTLMHQTHVIEQNDMSIDEYYSAFDRLMSALTSMVPACTADLCPAHKFIEKFFTYRFVMGVRAEFDSLRARLLQGSDTLTMAKALSALLAEETRLNSLSSTGGNPHSVLAAAQKPKNIFKPGDHCGKTNHQSELCFVKFPDKLTDFRARRAARGRGPGPSNRGSVAVAATSSACTSESAWVLDSGASFHVTSDQSKLASTTPVTDGASVQTADGPSHRGSDWDWPSS; this is encoded by the exons ATGGCGACAAATGCTATTGTGGTCAATATCACTCTTGATGGTCAAAATTATCCGGAGTGGGCTTTCTGTGTTGAGACTGCCCTCCGAGGACATGGATTACTCTTCCATTTGACTGATGCGGCACCTGTTCTTGCTGATGATCGTCGCAATGCTGCTGATATCAAAACATGGCAGCTTAATGATGGTAAAGTAATGGCTGCTATGGTGAACAGCGTCAAACCGTCGATGATTATGAGCTTGTCTAAATTCAAAACTGCTAAAGCCATCTGGTCTCATTTGAAGGAGCGTTTTGTTCAGGACAGTGGTGCTCTATTACACACTCTCATGCATCAGACACATGTTATTGAGCAAAATGATATGAGTATTGATGAGTACTACTCAGCCTTTGATCGCCTGATGAGTGCCTTGACATCAATGGTGCCTGCTTGTACTGCTGATCTGTGTCCGGCTCATAAGTTTATTGAGAAGTTCTTCACTTACAGATTTGTTATGGGCGTTCGAGCCGAGTTTGATTCTCTTCGTGCTCGTTTACTTCAGGGTTCTGACACTCTCACAATGGCTAAGGCGTTGTCTGCTTTACTTGCTGAAGAGACTCGTCTTAATTCTCTATCCTCTACCGGTGGTAATCCTCACAGTGTGTTGGCTGCTGCCCAGAAACCTAAGAATATTTTTAAGCCTGGTGATCATTGTGGCAAGACCAATCATCAATCTGAGCTTTGCTTTGTCAAGTTCCCTGATAAGTTGACTGATTTCCGTGCACGACGTGCTGCTCGTGGTCGTGGTCCAGGACCATCTAATAGAGGCTCAGTTGCTGTTGCTGCCACTTCGTCCGCTTGTACTTCAGAGTCGGCCTGGGTACTTGATTCAGGAGCTTCCTTTCATGTCACATCTGATCAGTCAAAGTTGGCTTCTACTACACCTGTCACAGATGGTGCTTCAGTGCAGACAGCTGATG GACCTTCGCACAGGGGAAGTGATTGGGACTGGCCGTCGTCGTAG
- the LOC100280063 gene encoding AP-2 complex subunit alpha-2 encodes MALSGMRGLSVFISDIRNCHNKEQERLRVDKELGNIRTRFKNEKGLSPYEKKKYVWKMLYIYMLGYDVDFGHMETVSLISAPKYPEKQVGYIVTSCLLNENNDFLRMVINTVRNDIIGRNETFQCLALTMVGNIGGKEFSESLAPDVQKLLISSSCRPVVRKKAALCLLRLYRKNPDVVNIDGWADRMAQLLDERDLGVLTSVTSLFVSLVSNNVEAYWNCLPKCVRILERLARNQDIPQEYTYYGIPSPWLQVKTMRALQYFPTIEDPNARRALFEVLQRILMGTDVVKNVNKNNASHAVLFEALALVMHLDAEKEMMSQCVALLGKFIAVREPNIRYLGLENMTRMLLVTDVQDIIKRHQAQIITSLKDPDISIRRRALDLLYGMCDVTNAKEIVEELLQYLDTAEFAMREELSLKAAILAEKFAPQLLWYVDVILQLIDKAGDFVSDDIWYRVVQFVTNNEDLQSYAATKAREYLDKPALHETMVKVSAYLLGEYGHLLARRPGCSPKELFAIINDKLPTVSASTVAILLSTYAKILMHTQPPDVGLQQQILTIFKKYESYIDVEIQQRAVEYFELSRKGPALADVLAEMPKFPERESALLKKAEDAEIDTAEQSAIKLRSQQQTSSALVVADHPPANGFAPPVNNLTLVKMPSQTVSDTQESGVSYEEAPKPPVEAPKENGTPVEVQNRDTNITEINNEIKAEPPSTSHSTSPGDLLLADLLGPLAIEGPPAVEQNPAQGLNANQSPAGDLALATLDDQSNSVQPIVNVEEKFHILCTKDSGVLYEDPYIQIGLKAEWRAHHGRLVLFLGNKNTSALTSVRALILPPSHLKMELSSVPDTIPPRAQVQVPLEVANLLASRDVAVLDFSYAFGTSLVDAKLRLPVVLNKFLQTITLTPEEFFSQWKALTVHSLKVQEVVKGVKPMPLSEMANLFMSLHLAVAPGLDNNPNNLVACTTFFSEATRAMLCLIRVETDPQDRTQLRLTVASGDQYLTFELKEFIKEHLVDIPRTQVAPPRAAVQPQLPTTAPATYNDPGTMLAGLL; translated from the exons ATGGCGCTCTCGGGGATGCGGGGGCTCTCGGTCTTCATCAGCGACATACGCAACTGCCACAACAAGGAGCAGGAGCGCCTCCGCGTCGACAAGGAGCTCGGCAACATCCGCACGCGGTTCAAAAACGAGAAG GGCTTATCACCATACGAGAAGAAAAAATATGTATGGAAAATGCTTTACATTTATATGCTGGGTTATGATGTTGATTTTGGGCATATGGAAACTGTCTCGTTGATATCTGCACCAAAGTATCCTGAGAAGCAG GTTGGGTATATTGTGACATCTTGCTTACTGAATGAGAATAATGATTTCTTAAGAATGGTAATAAATACAGTAAGGAATGACATAATCGGACGAAATGAGACCTTCCAGTGCTTAGCATTGACAATG GTAGGTAACATTGGTGGTAAAGAATTTTCTGAGTCACTAGCCCCAGATGTCCAGAAACTTCTT ATTTCAAGCAGTTGCCGTCCTGTTGTCAGAAAGAAGGCTGCTCTATGCCTTCTGCGGCTTTATAGGAAGAATCCTGATGTTGTGAATATTGATGGCTG GGCTGACCGAATGGCACAACTTCTAGATGAGCGTGATTTAGGTGTGCTGACATCTGTCACGAGTCTTTTTGTTTCACTAGTATCCAACAATGTTGAAGCATATTGGAATTGTCTTCCTAAATGTGTGAGAATATTGGAGAGGTTAGCAAGAAATCAAGATATTCCACAAGAGTACACTTACTATGGAATTCCATCTCCTTGGCTTCAG GTTAAGACAATGAGAGCTCTTCAGTACTTCCCTACCATTGAAGATCCCAACGCAAGACGAGCTTTGTTTGAG GTTTTACAGCGCATTTTGATGGGTACTGATGTTGTTAAAAACGTTAACAAGAACAATGCCTCACATGCTGTTCTCTTTGAAGCTCTTGCTCTG GTCATGCATCTGGATGCTGAAAAGGAGATGATGTCACAGTGTGTGGCTCTTCTTGGGAAGTTTATTGCAGTCCGGGAGCCAAACATTCGGTACCTTGGTCTG GAAAACATGACTAGGATGCTGTTAGTAACAGATGTGCAGGATATCATTAAAAGGCACCAGGCTCAGATCATCACATCTTTGAAGGATCCAGATATCAG CATTAGGAGAAGGGCTCTTGATTTATTATATGGCATGTGTGATGTTACAAACGCGAAGGAAATTGTGGAGGAGTTGTTGCAG TACCTTGATACAGCAGAATTTGCAATGCGTGAAGAGTTGTCTCTGAAGGCAGCTATTCTTGCAGAAAAATTTGCTCCGCAACTATTGTG GTATGTTGATGTTATTCTTCAACTTATAGACAAAGCTGGAGATTTTGTAAGTGATGATATATGGTATCGAGTGGTACAATTTGTTACGAACAACGAAGACCTACAG TCATACGCTGCAACTAAAGCGAGAGAATATCTTGACAAGCCTGCTTTACATGAGACGATGGTCAAG GTGAGTGCCTACCTTCTTGGGGAGTATGGACATCTTTTGGCCCGGAGACCTGGCTGTAGCCCTAAGGAATTGTTTGCTATTATAAATGATAAACTTCCTACAGTATC GGCAAGTACTGTAGCTATTCTTCTCTCAACCTATGCCAAGATATTGATGCACACTCAACCTCCTGATGTTGGACTGCAACAACAAATCCTCACAATATTTAAAAA GTACGAGAGCTATATTGATGTTGAAATACAACAGAGAGCAGTTGAATATTTTGAACTAAGCAGGAAAGGTCCTGCTTTGGCAGATGTGTTGGCTGAAATGCCAAAATTCCCTGAACGTGAG TCTGCACTGTTGAAGAAGGCTGAAGACGCTGAAATTGACACAGCAGAGCAAAGTGCCATAAAGCTACGCAGTCAGCAACAAACATCTAGTGCTCTTGTTGTAGCTGATCACCCCCCTGCAAATGGATTTGCACCACCAGTTAATAATCTCACTCTTGTGAAGATGCCAAGTCAAACTGTTTCTGACACTCAGGAGAGTGGAGTAAGTTATGAAGAAGCTCCTAAGCCTCCTGTTGAAGCTCCCAAAGAAAATGGGACTCCTGTCGAAGTGCAGAACAGGGACACAAACATTACTGAAATCAACAATGAGATTAAAGCTGAACCTCCCTCTACATCCCATTCTACCTCtcccggagacctcctcctggcagATCTTTTGGGTCCTCTTGCGATAGAAGGCCCTCCTGCTGTAGAGCAAAATCCTGCCCAAGGATTGAATGCTAATCAAAGTCCAGCTGGTGACTTGGCACTTGCTACCCTTGATGATCAGTCCAACTCAGTTCAG CCAATTGTCAACGTCGAGGAGAAGTTTCATATTTTGTGCACAAAAGATAGTGGGGTGCTGTACGAGGATCCTTACATCCAG ATTGGCTTGAAAGCGGAGTGGCGTGCCCATCATGGCCGTCTTGTTCTTTTCCTGGGTAACAAAAATACTTCAGCCCTTACGTCAGTGCGGGCGCTGATTTTGCCTCCTAGTCATTTGAAAATGGAACTTTCGTCAGTTCCTGATACTATTCCTCCAAGAGCGCAG GTGCAAGTTCCCCTTGAGGTTGCGAATCTCCTTGCAAGTAGAGATGTTGCGGTTCTAGATTTCTCGTATGCTTTTGGGACTTCACTG GTGGATGCCAAACTTCGACTCCCTGTTGTATTGAATAAATTTTTGCAGACTATAACTCTTACCCCTGAAGAATTTTTCTCCCAGTGGAAAGCGCTTACTGTTCATTCGCTGAAGGTTCAAGAAGTG GTTAAAGGTGTGAAACCCATGCCTCTTTCTGAGATGGCTAATCTTTTCATGAGCCTTCACTTGGCGGTC